In Methanosarcina siciliae T4/M, one genomic interval encodes:
- a CDS encoding cupin domain-containing protein yields the protein MKSFSGNGPKAVRDGIPEIIRNSGRECAVKELSDSEFLPELERKLEEELAEYLESKELEELADLLELILRIAELRGSSKEDLEALRLQKKLEKGGFEKNMFMLNPPEEKCFLPESSADPAEIPQVTRQIVFRPENTAVIEKHGVRMRIYTTGENSRNAAVLYQETETGHAEEFVHEKSDFLYYILEGSGTWVVEDREFKVGAGDVVVVPVGNRFWFRGSLKQVCITAPAWEEKYEHHIRDIEL from the coding sequence ATGAAATCTTTCTCAGGAAACGGGCCAAAAGCGGTCAGGGACGGAATCCCGGAAATTATCCGGAACTCAGGCAGGGAATGTGCCGTAAAAGAACTTTCAGACTCTGAATTTCTTCCTGAGCTTGAAAGAAAGCTTGAAGAAGAACTGGCCGAGTATCTTGAGAGTAAAGAGCTTGAGGAGCTTGCCGACCTGCTTGAACTTATCCTTCGAATTGCCGAACTCCGGGGCTCTTCAAAAGAGGACCTTGAAGCTCTAAGGCTTCAGAAAAAACTGGAAAAGGGTGGGTTTGAAAAGAACATGTTCATGCTTAACCCGCCAGAAGAAAAATGTTTTCTTCCGGAGTCCTCTGCTGACCCGGCAGAAATCCCGCAGGTAACCCGACAGATAGTTTTCAGACCTGAAAATACGGCAGTAATCGAAAAACACGGCGTTAGGATGAGAATTTATACAACCGGAGAAAACAGCCGGAATGCAGCTGTCCTGTACCAGGAAACTGAAACCGGGCATGCAGAAGAGTTTGTTCACGAAAAAAGTGATTTCCTGTATTATATCCTTGAAGGGTCAGGGACCTGGGTAGTTGAAGACAGGGAGTTTAAAGTTGGGGCAGGGGACGTGGTCGTGGTACCTGTCGGGAATAGGTTCTGGTTCCGGGGTAGCTTGAAGC